The genomic window CCGCGGTACGAATCACCAGGTCCGGGTCCGGCATGCCGGCGGTGTAGAGCGAATCGGCGATGCGTTGTTCGTCGACTTGCTCCGGATCGAGCCGCCCCGCCCGGGCTTCGGCGACGAGATGACGCACGCCGTCGACGATTTCGCCGCGGGCGCCGTAGTTGACCGCCAAGCAAAGCCGCAGCCCGGTGTTCGCGGCGCTTAACTCGATGGTCTTATCCATCTCGCGCTGGACGTCGTCTGGAATTCCCGCGCGGCGTCCGATTACCGCCAGGCGGATATTCTGACTGAGAATTGTCGTGCGCTCTTCGATCAAATACTGTTCCAGCAAGTGCATCAGGAAATCGAGTTCCTGTTGCGGGCGCTTCCAGTTTTCGCTGGAAAGGCAATAGAGTGTGAGTTGATCGAGCCCCAGCCGCGCGCTTTCTTCCGTCACGCGGCGCACGCTGGCGACGCCGCGGCGATGTCCTTCAATGCGAGGCAGACCTTGGCGCTGTGCCCAGCGGCCGTTCCCGTCCATGATGATCGCGATGT from Planctomycetia bacterium includes these protein-coding regions:
- the uppS gene encoding polyprenyl diphosphate synthase; this encodes MSVSAEPTQLDLSDVPVAQRPRHIAIIMDGNGRWAQRQGLPRIEGHRRGVASVRRVTEESARLGLDQLTLYCLSSENWKRPQQELDFLMHLLEQYLIEERTTILSQNIRLAVIGRRAGIPDDVQREMDKTIELSAANTGLRLCLAVNYGARGEIVDGVRHLVAEARAGRLDPEQVDEQRIADSLYTAGMPDPDLVIRTAGEQRISNFLLWQISYAEIWVTPRCWPEFAEPDLHLAIRDFAARDRRFGGLNL